One genomic segment of Paraburkholderia aromaticivorans includes these proteins:
- a CDS encoding NAD-dependent epimerase/dehydratase family protein: MTDLNLDRSAAPKPFRRLLLTGAAGNLGQQLRGALAAWADIVRVTDIAPLGEVAAHEEASTVDLADEAAVHALLEGVDAVIHLGGISVEAPFEALLEANIRGLYHLYSAAQKQGVKRIVYASSNHAVGFHPVTDVVDIDAPPRPDSLYGVTKCFGESLSRYYFDRFGLETVCLRIGSSFEQPKNPRMLVTYLSYRDFIELVRCSLFTNRVGHAIVYGVSDNRTKWVDNTKAAFLGFRPQDSSVEFEHLFPVTAPTTDLDDPTQRFQGGPFVLAGPMEPKR; this comes from the coding sequence ATGACTGACTTGAATCTCGATCGCAGCGCGGCCCCCAAACCCTTCCGCCGGCTGCTGCTCACCGGCGCGGCGGGCAACCTCGGCCAGCAACTGCGCGGCGCGCTCGCTGCGTGGGCCGATATCGTGCGCGTCACGGATATCGCGCCGCTCGGCGAGGTGGCGGCGCACGAAGAGGCGTCGACAGTCGATCTCGCGGACGAGGCCGCCGTCCACGCGCTGCTCGAAGGCGTGGACGCGGTGATTCACCTCGGCGGCATTTCCGTCGAGGCGCCGTTCGAAGCGCTGCTCGAAGCGAATATCCGCGGTCTGTATCACCTCTATTCGGCCGCGCAGAAGCAGGGCGTGAAGCGCATCGTGTATGCGAGCTCGAATCACGCGGTGGGTTTTCATCCGGTGACGGATGTGGTCGATATCGACGCGCCGCCGCGCCCCGATAGCCTGTACGGCGTGACGAAGTGCTTCGGCGAATCGTTGTCGCGCTACTACTTCGATCGCTTCGGTCTGGAGACAGTGTGCCTGCGCATCGGCTCGTCGTTCGAGCAGCCGAAAAATCCGCGCATGCTCGTCACGTATCTGAGCTACCGCGACTTCATCGAACTGGTGCGCTGCTCGCTGTTCACCAATCGCGTAGGCCACGCGATCGTCTACGGCGTCTCGGATAACCGCACCAAGTGGGTCGATAACACCAAAGCCGCGTTCCTCGGCTTTCGTCCGCAGGACAGCTCGGTCGAGTTCGAACATCTCTTTCCGGTCACGGCACCCACGACCGACCTCGACGATCCGACCCAGCGTTTCCAGGGCGGCCCGTTCGTGCTCGCCGGGCCGATGGAGCCCAAGCGGTGA
- a CDS encoding SMP-30/gluconolactonase/LRE family protein — protein MSAAANPRVERVEAAGQAPASVGESPVWRVAEQALYWVDIPAQKIVRLRLDSGERCAWRLPEKVACIAFDHRGTVLAGCETGLFAVALTEGVAGGESAQVTGRKLAAPDFPCDDMRFNDGRCDRQGRFWSGTMVQDMAAAKPAGALYRFDAHGVLSAPVVDALITQNGLGWSPDGRTMYLSDSHPLRRQIWAFDYDIETGEPRNRRVFADLNQHAGRPDGAAVDADGCYWICANDAGLLLRFTPQGKLDRRIAVPATKPAMCAFGGRDLDTLFVTSIRPAANASEHDGHLFAVRPGVTGLPEPEFAGAL, from the coding sequence GTGAGCGCCGCGGCGAACCCGCGCGTGGAGCGGGTGGAGGCGGCAGGACAGGCGCCGGCTTCGGTCGGCGAAAGTCCGGTGTGGCGGGTGGCGGAGCAGGCGCTCTACTGGGTCGACATTCCGGCGCAGAAGATCGTGCGGTTGCGGCTCGACTCGGGTGAGCGTTGCGCGTGGCGGCTGCCGGAAAAGGTGGCATGCATTGCGTTCGACCATCGCGGCACGGTGCTGGCCGGCTGCGAGACCGGGCTGTTCGCCGTCGCGCTCACCGAGGGCGTGGCCGGCGGCGAGTCCGCGCAGGTGACAGGGCGCAAGCTCGCCGCGCCGGACTTCCCATGCGACGACATGCGTTTTAACGACGGCCGTTGCGACCGGCAAGGGCGCTTCTGGTCCGGCACGATGGTGCAGGACATGGCGGCGGCCAAGCCGGCCGGCGCGCTCTACCGATTCGACGCGCACGGCGTGCTGTCGGCGCCGGTCGTCGACGCGCTCATCACGCAGAACGGCCTCGGGTGGTCGCCCGACGGCCGGACCATGTATCTGTCGGACTCGCATCCTTTGCGCAGGCAGATCTGGGCATTCGACTACGACATCGAGACGGGCGAGCCGCGCAACCGTCGCGTGTTCGCCGACCTGAATCAGCATGCGGGCCGTCCCGACGGCGCCGCGGTGGATGCCGACGGTTGCTACTGGATTTGCGCGAACGACGCCGGTTTGTTGTTGCGCTTCACGCCGCAAGGCAAGCTGGACCGGCGGATTGCCGTGCCTGCGACCAAGCCGGCCATGTGCGCTTTCGGTGGGCGCGATCTGGACACGTTGTTCGTGACGTCGATTCGTCCCGCAGCGAACGCGAGCGAGCACGACGGCCATCTGTTTGCCGTGCGTCCTGGCGTGACCGGGCTGCCCGAACCGGAGTTCGCCGGCGCGTTGTAG
- a CDS encoding TRAP transporter substrate-binding protein has protein sequence MNKKFASSRVSIIVAASVLAFSTVSAQARVFRVSDVHGDTYPTNMAVKYMGEQINKATGGKDSVKVFGNSALGSENDTIDQVRIGALDMARANGAAFNEIVPESMIPSLPFLFRDVDHFRKVMYGPEGQKILDAFKAKGMIALTFYESGARSIYTRKPIHTPADMKGLKVRVQPSDLMVDEIRAMGGTPTPMPFAEVYTGLKTGLVDAAENNLPSYEETKHFEVAPVYSETQHSMTPEVLVFSKKVWDTLTPQEQDIIKKAAADSVPYYQKLWTAREADASKTVTKGGATIVGSSQIDRAAFVKVMQPVWAKYEKTPQMKQIVDEIQAVK, from the coding sequence ATGAACAAGAAGTTTGCCTCTTCCCGTGTTTCGATAATCGTCGCAGCCTCGGTGCTGGCCTTCAGCACCGTGTCGGCACAAGCGCGTGTGTTCCGCGTGTCGGACGTGCATGGCGACACCTATCCGACCAACATGGCCGTGAAATACATGGGAGAACAGATCAATAAGGCAACCGGCGGCAAGGATTCCGTGAAGGTCTTCGGCAATAGCGCGCTGGGTTCGGAAAACGACACGATCGATCAGGTGCGCATCGGCGCATTGGACATGGCGCGCGCCAACGGCGCAGCGTTCAACGAAATCGTTCCCGAATCGATGATCCCGTCGCTGCCGTTCCTGTTCCGCGACGTCGACCATTTCCGCAAAGTGATGTACGGCCCGGAAGGCCAGAAGATTCTCGACGCCTTCAAGGCGAAGGGCATGATCGCGCTGACGTTCTACGAGAGCGGCGCGCGTTCGATCTACACCAGGAAGCCGATTCATACGCCGGCTGACATGAAGGGCCTCAAGGTTCGCGTGCAGCCGTCCGACCTGATGGTCGACGAAATCCGGGCAATGGGCGGCACGCCCACGCCGATGCCGTTCGCCGAGGTCTACACGGGCCTGAAGACGGGGCTGGTGGATGCCGCCGAAAACAACCTGCCGTCGTACGAAGAAACCAAGCACTTCGAAGTCGCGCCGGTCTATTCCGAAACCCAGCATTCGATGACGCCTGAAGTGCTGGTGTTCTCGAAGAAAGTGTGGGACACACTGACACCGCAGGAACAGGACATCATCAAGAAGGCTGCCGCCGACTCGGTGCCGTACTACCAGAAGCTGTGGACCGCGCGCGAGGCCGATGCGAGCAAGACGGTCACGAAGGGCGGAGCGACTATCGTCGGCTCGTCGCAGATCGACCGTGCGGCTTTCGTCAAGGTCATGCAGCCGGTTTGGGCGAAATACGAAAAGACCCCGCAAATGAAGCAGATCGTCGACGAGATTCAGGCAGTCAAATAA
- a CDS encoding TRAP transporter small permease — MSFLKRPNDFLFRTLVIVASVSLATLSLLVIYSVVMRYVFSDAPDFVEPIALLLVIVIAMFGAALKVREGGHIGLDSLVNKLPPRGQLVATAFQHGCLIVFAIALFFGCLQMVEATMEDRIPIIGLPESLRYCVPVIASVCIAMFSLENLLALFAQKQK, encoded by the coding sequence ATGAGCTTCTTGAAGCGCCCAAATGATTTTCTCTTTCGCACGCTGGTTATCGTGGCGTCGGTGAGTCTCGCCACGCTGAGCCTGCTGGTGATCTACAGCGTCGTGATGCGCTACGTTTTCAGCGATGCACCGGATTTCGTCGAGCCGATCGCGCTCTTGCTGGTGATCGTGATCGCCATGTTCGGCGCGGCCCTCAAGGTGCGTGAAGGCGGCCATATCGGGCTCGACTCGCTCGTGAATAAATTGCCGCCCAGGGGCCAGCTCGTTGCAACGGCCTTTCAGCACGGTTGCCTGATCGTGTTCGCGATCGCGCTGTTCTTCGGCTGTCTGCAGATGGTGGAGGCCACCATGGAGGACCGCATTCCCATTATCGGGCTGCCGGAGTCGTTGCGTTACTGCGTCCCGGTCATTGCCAGCGTCTGCATTGCAATGTTCTCGTTAGAGAACCTGCTCGCGCTTTTCGCACAGAAACAAAAATAG
- a CDS encoding TRAP transporter large permease, with amino-acid sequence MELAILSVSFLVFLLLGVPVSFGLGLSCVLTYLYEGLPAATAMQSMISGINGFSFLAVPFFILSGELMLHGGIADRILRFAQATVGHFRGGLGMANVVACTLFGGVSGSPSADTSAMGGVVIPLMKREGYSAAYAVNVTTHSSLAGALMPTSTNMIIYAFAAQGITGTLNGHPMSGVSIGDLLFSGLLPVLWVMGFVLIAAYWQAVKYGYPRRADGSTELQKFPGWYAVARTFLGALPGLMVIAIILVCVAKGIATATEAAAIAVFYSLVLTIVVYRSMTMKKLFHALSKAAKTTGVVLLLIGVSNMLRYQMAYLEIPDAIEHMLDGATSLPWLMLLYINLIQIFLGTFVDMAAHILITTPLFLPMAMHAGVGPVQFGIMILLNCALGLVHPPIGSVQFIGCAIGNVSIGETTKVAWPYYLAIFSAINIVTYVPMFSTWLPSLINGHPVF; translated from the coding sequence ATGGAACTTGCCATCCTCTCCGTCAGTTTCCTCGTTTTTCTTCTTCTCGGCGTTCCTGTTTCCTTCGGGTTAGGGCTCTCCTGTGTCCTGACGTATCTGTACGAGGGCTTGCCGGCGGCCACCGCCATGCAGTCGATGATTTCGGGCATCAACGGCTTTTCGTTCCTCGCGGTGCCGTTCTTCATTCTGTCCGGCGAGCTGATGCTGCACGGCGGCATCGCGGACCGCATCCTGCGTTTCGCGCAAGCCACGGTCGGGCATTTCCGCGGCGGCCTCGGCATGGCCAATGTGGTCGCCTGCACGCTGTTCGGCGGCGTCTCCGGTTCGCCCTCGGCGGATACGTCGGCCATGGGCGGCGTAGTCATTCCGTTGATGAAGCGTGAAGGCTACAGCGCGGCTTACGCGGTCAACGTGACGACGCACTCGTCGCTGGCGGGCGCGCTGATGCCCACCTCGACCAACATGATCATCTATGCATTCGCGGCCCAGGGCATCACCGGCACGCTGAATGGACACCCGATGAGCGGCGTCTCGATCGGCGATCTGTTGTTTTCTGGTCTGCTGCCGGTGTTGTGGGTGATGGGTTTCGTGCTGATCGCCGCGTACTGGCAAGCGGTCAAATACGGTTATCCGCGTCGTGCCGATGGTTCGACGGAGCTGCAGAAATTCCCCGGCTGGTACGCGGTGGCCCGCACCTTCCTCGGCGCATTGCCCGGCTTGATGGTGATCGCGATCATTCTGGTGTGCGTGGCCAAAGGCATTGCCACTGCCACAGAAGCCGCCGCGATAGCCGTGTTTTATTCGCTGGTGCTGACGATCGTCGTGTATCGCTCGATGACGATGAAGAAGCTGTTTCACGCGCTCTCCAAGGCCGCCAAAACCACTGGCGTGGTGCTGCTGCTGATCGGCGTGTCGAACATGCTGCGCTACCAGATGGCTTATCTGGAGATTCCGGATGCGATCGAACACATGCTCGACGGCGCGACCAGCCTGCCGTGGCTGATGCTGCTGTATATCAACCTGATCCAGATTTTCCTCGGCACGTTCGTCGACATGGCGGCGCACATCCTGATCACCACGCCGCTGTTCCTGCCGATGGCGATGCACGCGGGCGTGGGTCCAGTGCAGTTCGGCATCATGATCCTGCTGAACTGCGCATTGGGTCTGGTGCACCCGCCGATCGGCTCGGTTCAGTTCATCGGGTGCGCGATTGGCAATGTGTCGATTGGTGAAACTACCAAGGTGGCGTGGCCGTATTACCTGGCTATCTTCAGCGCGATCAATATCGTGACCTATGTGCCGATGTTTTCCACGTGGCTGCCTAGTCTGATCAACGGTCACCCGGTATTTTGA
- a CDS encoding porin translates to MKKALATSALGLVALGAHAQSSVTLYGIVDTGIGYQSSQTTLGSTSGGRSVVKMVNGIWAGSRFGLKGAEDLGGGTRAIFQLEEGFNSANGAQSVSGLGFNRQAYVGVANASYGTFTAGRQYTSYYTMLSPYSPTTWLTGAYGAHPGDIDSLDTLYRANNSLVYTSPSIYGLTASGSYSLGGVPGSFNAGSTWSAALQYLNGPFGIAAGFQRINNSTPGGGAWGADSTTSNNGAQAGVSGINNGYQRAQAQQRVAVTGGYAFSSQWDVSFSYSNVQYIPGINSPFHTTAIFNTGGAVVHFKPLTALDLAAGYSYTRATKANGITSSASYQQFNLSQYYSLSKRTGLYALEAYQRAGGQTLGTNGVSIINATADIGDGQNGAPSSSRSQFAAGVGIIHRF, encoded by the coding sequence ATGAAAAAGGCACTAGCAACCTCGGCCCTTGGGTTGGTCGCCCTCGGCGCGCACGCGCAGAGCAGCGTGACGTTGTACGGGATCGTCGACACGGGTATCGGTTATCAGAGTAGCCAGACGACGCTCGGTTCGACCTCGGGCGGACGTTCGGTCGTCAAGATGGTCAACGGCATCTGGGCGGGCAGCCGTTTCGGCCTGAAGGGCGCCGAGGATCTGGGCGGTGGCACGCGGGCGATTTTCCAGTTGGAAGAGGGCTTTAACAGCGCAAACGGCGCGCAGTCCGTTTCCGGCCTCGGATTCAACCGCCAGGCTTATGTCGGCGTGGCGAATGCCAGCTACGGTACGTTCACGGCGGGCCGTCAATATACGTCGTACTACACAATGCTCTCGCCGTATAGCCCGACCACGTGGCTCACGGGCGCCTACGGTGCGCACCCCGGCGATATCGATTCTCTCGATACGTTGTATCGCGCCAACAACTCGCTCGTGTACACGTCGCCGAGCATCTACGGTCTCACGGCTAGCGGCTCGTATTCGCTGGGCGGCGTGCCGGGCAGCTTCAACGCCGGTTCGACGTGGAGCGCTGCGTTGCAGTACCTGAATGGTCCGTTCGGCATTGCGGCGGGCTTCCAGCGCATCAACAACTCGACGCCTGGCGGCGGCGCGTGGGGCGCGGATTCCACGACGTCCAACAACGGCGCTCAGGCTGGCGTGTCGGGCATCAACAACGGCTATCAGCGCGCCCAGGCGCAGCAGCGCGTGGCGGTGACGGGCGGCTATGCGTTCTCGTCGCAATGGGACGTGTCGTTCTCGTACTCGAACGTGCAATACATTCCGGGTATCAACTCGCCGTTCCACACCACGGCGATCTTCAACACGGGCGGCGCCGTGGTGCACTTCAAGCCTTTGACGGCGCTCGATCTGGCGGCGGGCTACAGCTATACGCGCGCAACCAAAGCGAACGGCATCACGAGCTCGGCTAGCTACCAGCAGTTCAACCTCTCGCAGTACTACAGCCTCTCCAAGCGCACGGGTCTGTACGCGCTCGAGGCGTATCAACGCGCAGGCGGCCAGACGCTGGGAACGAACGGCGTGAGCATCATCAATGCGACGGCCGATATCGGCGACGGCCAGAACGGCGCGCCGTCCTCGTCGCGTAGCCAGTTTGCCGCGGGCGTGGGCATCATCCACAGGTTCTGA
- a CDS encoding 4-oxalocrotonate tautomerase produces MPTFHIELFEGRSVEQKRQFVEAITRATCESLGVEANSVDIILTDVKRENWATGGRLWSDA; encoded by the coding sequence ATGCCCACGTTTCATATCGAACTTTTCGAGGGCCGTTCGGTGGAACAGAAACGCCAGTTCGTCGAAGCCATTACCAGAGCGACCTGCGAATCGCTCGGTGTCGAGGCCAACTCGGTGGATATCATCCTGACCGACGTGAAACGCGAAAACTGGGCGACGGGTGGGCGTTTGTGGTCCGACGCCTAA
- a CDS encoding class II aldolase/adducin family protein — protein MSFTHTPAGRVAETGPRSDAERQTRVDLAAAYRLAALNGWDDLIYTHISASVPDEPGHFLINPFGLAFDEVRASNLVKIDIAGNIVGASEHAVNATGFALHAAVHAARADAFCVMHLHNTAGVAVSAQPAGLLPASQHALRFYGQLAYHDYEGLAFTPAEGGRLVAHLADKAAMLLRNHGTLTVGRTVAEAYVLMATLLKACEIQLQAQACGTELVVPNDAVAARTAQQLYDGGAIEGALEWPALLRKLDRLDPGYRD, from the coding sequence ATGTCGTTCACTCACACCCCCGCCGGCCGCGTCGCCGAAACGGGTCCACGGTCCGACGCGGAGCGGCAGACCCGCGTCGACCTGGCCGCCGCCTATCGGCTCGCGGCGCTCAACGGCTGGGACGATCTGATCTACACGCATATCTCGGCGAGCGTTCCGGACGAGCCCGGCCACTTCCTGATCAATCCATTCGGCCTCGCATTCGATGAAGTCCGCGCGTCGAACCTCGTCAAGATCGATATTGCCGGCAATATCGTCGGCGCGAGCGAACACGCGGTGAACGCGACCGGCTTCGCGCTGCACGCGGCGGTCCACGCGGCGCGCGCCGATGCCTTCTGCGTGATGCATTTGCACAATACGGCGGGCGTGGCGGTTTCCGCTCAGCCGGCCGGCCTGCTGCCCGCTTCGCAGCACGCGCTGCGTTTTTACGGCCAACTCGCGTACCACGATTACGAAGGCCTCGCGTTCACGCCGGCCGAGGGCGGACGTCTCGTCGCCCATCTCGCCGACAAGGCCGCCATGCTCTTACGCAATCACGGCACGCTGACCGTCGGTCGCACGGTCGCCGAAGCCTACGTGCTGATGGCCACGCTGCTCAAGGCATGCGAGATCCAGTTGCAGGCGCAGGCATGCGGCACGGAACTCGTAGTGCCGAACGATGCGGTCGCCGCCCGCACGGCGCAACAACTGTACGATGGCGGCGCCATTGAAGGCGCGCTCGAATGGCCTGCCCTGCTGCGCAAGCTCGACAGGCTCGATCCCGGCTATCGCGATTGA
- a CDS encoding urea transporter — MHAAATESRSAALRTLLRSLGQIVLQPNAFTGACLLGAWLLDDPRLACAALMGAVAANVSAVLAGYREDDTRAGLHGFNGALAGLAACHFIADNATAAAVAILAATATAWLLEPWSRMLRARGLGFFSSPCLILTWLWLPLAASGTQPASVAATHALSAAQWGSGLLAGFAQTGFASNALPGLLVLVGIAASSPWHALWALIGAGFASVAHLLLGATASSFDAGLLGFNGALTALALADSGVLTMLGGVALSVVLQAAAAHFGWPAMTAPFVLATWSVQWLEQRPAHGAGATQPAHRNDTARAAATKVPVDA; from the coding sequence ATGCACGCCGCCGCGACCGAATCTCGATCCGCCGCCTTGCGCACGCTGTTGCGCAGTCTCGGCCAGATCGTGCTGCAACCGAACGCCTTCACCGGCGCGTGCCTGCTGGGTGCGTGGCTGCTCGACGACCCGCGCCTTGCGTGCGCCGCGCTCATGGGTGCGGTCGCGGCCAATGTGAGCGCGGTATTGGCCGGATACCGCGAGGACGATACGCGTGCCGGGTTGCACGGCTTCAACGGCGCGCTGGCGGGTCTCGCCGCCTGCCACTTCATCGCCGACAATGCCACCGCCGCCGCCGTGGCGATTCTCGCCGCCACGGCTACCGCGTGGCTTCTGGAGCCATGGTCGCGCATGCTGCGTGCCCGGGGGCTCGGCTTTTTTTCGAGCCCGTGTCTGATCCTCACCTGGCTCTGGTTGCCGCTGGCCGCGTCCGGCACGCAACCGGCAAGCGTGGCCGCGACCCACGCGCTGAGCGCCGCGCAATGGGGCAGCGGCTTGCTGGCCGGCTTCGCGCAGACCGGCTTTGCTTCGAATGCGCTACCCGGCCTGCTGGTGCTGGTCGGCATCGCGGCGTCGTCACCCTGGCATGCGCTGTGGGCGTTGATCGGCGCGGGGTTCGCCAGCGTCGCGCACCTGCTGCTCGGCGCCACCGCAAGCTCGTTCGACGCAGGCCTGTTAGGATTCAACGGCGCGCTGACCGCACTCGCGCTGGCCGACAGTGGTGTCTTGACGATGCTCGGCGGCGTGGCCTTGTCGGTGGTGCTGCAAGCCGCGGCCGCACACTTCGGCTGGCCGGCGATGACAGCACCTTTCGTGCTCGCGACATGGAGCGTGCAGTGGCTCGAGCAGCGCCCGGCACATGGCGCGGGCGCGACGCAACCCGCTCACCGCAACGACACCGCGCGCGCGGCGGCGACTAAGGTTCCCGTGGACGCGTGA
- a CDS encoding putative glycolipid-binding domain-containing protein, with protein MRELRWASEEGDGIEHLAFDAHEDGFAAESVLVGQRYGKAYGLHYKVRCDAQWRTRYAWLKIVGGGELELHGDGEGHWHDGHGLALSAIEGCIDIDIAATPLTNTLPIRRLQLAEGERRPISVAYISTPDLQVTRVEQAYSCIALDREYRYEGIFRDFAADMKVDEDGLVIDYPTLFTRLPRAR; from the coding sequence ATGCGCGAACTACGTTGGGCATCGGAAGAAGGCGACGGTATCGAACATCTGGCGTTCGACGCGCATGAGGACGGCTTCGCGGCGGAAAGCGTGCTGGTCGGGCAGCGCTATGGCAAGGCGTATGGACTGCATTACAAGGTGCGCTGCGACGCGCAATGGCGCACGCGTTATGCGTGGCTGAAGATCGTCGGCGGCGGCGAGCTGGAACTGCATGGCGATGGCGAGGGCCACTGGCACGATGGACACGGGCTCGCGCTGAGCGCGATCGAAGGCTGCATCGACATCGATATCGCCGCCACGCCGTTGACCAACACGTTGCCGATCCGCCGTTTGCAACTGGCCGAAGGCGAACGTCGGCCCATTTCGGTGGCGTATATCTCGACGCCGGATTTGCAGGTCACGCGTGTGGAGCAGGCCTATTCGTGCATCGCGTTGGATCGCGAGTATCGCTACGAGGGCATTTTCCGCGATTTCGCGGCGGACATGAAGGTGGACGAAGACGGTCTCGTGATCGACTATCCGACGCTGTTCACACGCCTGCCGCGCGCGCGTTGA